A part of Aegilops tauschii subsp. strangulata cultivar AL8/78 chromosome 2, Aet v6.0, whole genome shotgun sequence genomic DNA contains:
- the LOC141041135 gene encoding uncharacterized protein, producing the protein MPAPGSPAGRALKDPQALCGHIDRWLNFAITAKTKQLILNFTSVHPTMEPYKFPFQLFDATKSSIFQSLTLGFVSLNKPANFKAFLNLKKLMLMYVNITDEELQLLLSNCKVLEFLGVARCQMLTTIKTLQLPDHFKHLRVFHCPLLQEIKLNYGLTTLEYKYEGPSIPIAPPVTLTNLSIESSDVCSALAYISTELPSTVRRLEMLSLKCEELERAILPEKPRKFIHLRHLRLEITFLSLTKRKSDALDFASLLEAAPLMEKLEFHMWMDCECVRYRKLDGKLRSLPPKPHSHLKLVDITGFYGEKDQLEFALYILRNSVVLEAMTIDPKPTVAAEQCRLTWKKDGFSYVDGYRVSKKYLLRADRRGVVDVVKAGRKDIEALRNAPYKMPQEAK; encoded by the exons ATGCCGGCCCCGGGATCCCCGGCTGGGAGGGCACTGAAAGATCCCCAGGCG CTCTGTGGGCACATTGATAGATGGCTCAACTTTGCTATTACAGCAAAGACAAAGCAGCTAATTCTTAATTTTACATCTGTGCATCCTACAATGGAACCGTACAAGTTCCCTTTTCAGCTTTTCGATGCCACCAAGAGTTCCATCTTCCAGTCGTTGACACTTGGTTTTGTTTCTCTAAATAAGCCTGCAAACTTCAAAGCTTTTTTAAACCTTAAAAAGCTTATGTTAATGTATGTAAATATTACTGATGAAGAACTTCAACTTCTGCTGTCCAACTGCAAAGTTTTGGAGTTTCTTGGAGTTGCTCGTTGTCAAATGCTCACAACCATTAAGACACTTCAACTTCCAGACCACTTTAAGCATTTACGTGTCTTTCACTGCCCCTTGCTTCAAGAGATAAAGTTGAATTATGGCTTGACAACACTTGAATATAAATACGAAGGTCCATCAATACCGATAGCACCTCCTGTAACTTTGACAAACTTAAGCATAGAGTCATCAGATGTTTGCTCAGCTCTTGCATATATCTCCACTGAATTGCCCAGTACGGTGCGTCGACTGGAGATGCTGTCTCTAAAATGTGAAGAACTTGAG agagctATTTTACCGGAGAAGCCTCGCAAATTTATCCATCTAAGGCACCTGAGATTGGAAATAACCTTTTTATCCCTGACGAAAAGGAAGTCCGATGCCCTTGATTTTGCCTCCCTTTTGGAGGCTGCTCCTTTAATGGAAAAGCTGGAGTTTCAT ATGTGGATGGACTGTGAATGTGTACGATACCGCAAGCTTGATGGCAAGCTAAGGAGCCTACCTCCAAAGCCACATTCCCATCTCAAGTTGGTCGATATTACAGGATTTTATGGTGAGAAAGATCAACTGGAGTTTGCACTTTATATTTTGAGGAATTCTGTCGTGCTGGAGGCAATGACGATAGATCCAAAGCCAACTGTAGCTGCCGAGCAGTGTCGTCTGACATGGAAAAAAGACGGGTTTTCTTACGTGGATGGCTATAGAGTTTCGAAGAAATACCTTCTCAGGGCAGACCGCCGTGGTGTTGTTGACGTTGTAAAAGCCGGGCGTAAGGATATCGAAGCTCTGAGGAACGCTCCGTATAAGATGCCTCAAGAAGCTAAATAA